GGGCTGCTTTTTTTGCGGATAAGGCATATCGACGGCTTCTTTGGTTTTTGACGAATCAGTTGCCATCAACCGTCAGCAATCAATCAAATAAATCTGTTGCATTGGCAGCGTAGCGTGGGCTTGACGCAAGGAAAATATGTAGGACGAAACTGGGCAGGGCGGTATGCCTGACTGTTTTTTGTAATCCGCAACGAAACAGCAGAAAACCTGTGTTTGGGTTTCGACTGTTGGGGGTGAAAAGGGCTATTTGCAAAGTTCTCGAAAACAACAAAAGGTCGTCTGAAAACAGGTTTTCAGACGACCTTTTCGTTTTTTACCTCTCAACAATGGTTTGTATTGGAATGGGGGGATATTTAAGTAGAATGAGCGAGGAGATTTTGCAAAGGTCTCCTCATGCTGATTCTAGGAGATAGCTGATTTTAATAGCACTTTTTCATCATTTATAAAAACAAAAGGCATCAATCCGATGCCTTTTTAATTCATTAACATGAAAAATTAACGTTCACTTCAACGTTTATTCGATTCACGAATCACTTCTTTGGATTACTTCAAAAATGCCGCATGATATGCAATATGCTCACCAATAAAACTGGCGATGAAGTAATAGCTATGATCATAGCCTTTATGGAAGCGCACGTTGATCGGCTGATTTGCCGCACGACAGGTTTCGATAAAATCTTCGGTACGCAATTGTGTTGGTAAAAACTCATCTTCCAAGCCCTGATCAATGCGCATACCTTGCACTTTATAGCCTTGTTGAATGAGCGTGCCAGCATCATATTGTTGCCATTTTTCACGATCTTTTCCTAAATAGGCAGAAAAGGCTTTTTCTCCCCAAGGCACAAGGCTTGGCGACAAAATGGGCGAAAAGGCAGAGACACTTTGATAACGTTCTCGGTTTCGCAGTGCCAATACCAATGCGCCGTGTCCGCCCATTGAATGCCCCATAATGGAACGTTTGCCGTTGGTAGGAAAATTTTCCTCAATCAGACTGGGCAACTCGTTCAAAATATAATCATACATTTGATAATTCGTCGCCCAAGGCTGCTCGGTCGCATTCAGATAGAAGCCTGCACCTTGCCCTAAATCATAAGCCGCATCGTTCGGCACTTGCTCTCCGCGAGGGCTGGTATCGGGGGCAACCACAATCACTTGATGTTCTGCCGCATAGCGCTGAAAGCCTGATTTGGTAATGAAATTTTGTTCAGTACAGGTTAAGCCGGAAAGCCAATAAATCACACCAAGTGGTCGATTCTTCTGATTATCCGGCAAATAGACGGCAAATTTCATTTCGCATTGAAGCGTTTGGGCATGATGTGCCCAAACTTGTTGCGAACCGCCGAAAATTTGATGTTGTTCAATCAGTTTCATCACGGGCCTTAGTAATGAATAACAGAGCGGATCGATTTACCTTCGTGCATTAACTCAAAGGCTTCATTGATTTGATCAAGTGTCATTGTGTGAGTCACAAACGGTTCTAACTGGATATCACCTTTCATTGAATCTTCCACCATTTTCGGAAGTTCAGAGCGGCCTTTCACACCACCAAATGCCGTGCCTTTCCAAACACGACCGGTTACCAACTGGAACGGACGCGTTGAAATTTCTTGTCCTGCACCTGCTACGCCGATGATAATGGATTGTCCCCAACCACGGTGTGCACTTTCTAATGCTTGACGCATTACGTTTACATTGCCGATACATTCAAAGGTATGGTCAATGCCCCATTTATTGATGTCTAACAACACATCTTTGATTGGTTTATCGTAATCGTTCGGGTTTAAGCAGTCAGTCGCACCAAACTGTTTTGCCAACTCGAATTTTGCGGAATTGGTATCAATGGCGATAATGCGCCCCGCTTTGGCTTGACGCGCACCTTGCACCACAGCCAAACCAATCGCCCCCAAGCCAAACACGGCCACAGAGTCGCCTTCTTGCACTTTTGCCGTGTTATGTACCGCACCAATACCTGTGGTAACACCGCAGCCGAGCAAACATACTTGTTCGTGGTTGGCTTCCGGGTTGATTTTCGCCAGTGAAACTTCGGCAACAACAGAATATTCACTGAAAGTCGAACAGCCCATATAGTGATAGATCGGCTGACCTTGATAAGAAAAACGCGTCGTGCCGTCCGGCATTAAGCCTTTACCTTGCGTATCACGCACTGAGACGCATAAGTTGGTTTTACCTGAACGACAAAACTCACATTCTCCACATTCAGCGGTGTAAAGAGGAATGACGTGATCACCTGGTTTTACGCTTAACACACCTTCGCCCACAGCAACGACTACACCTGCACCTTCGTGTCCAAGCACCACAGGGAATACGCCTTCAGGATCGTTCCCTGATAATGTAAATGCATCAGTATGGCACACGCCAGTGTGGGTATTGCGGATTAACACCTCGCCTTTACGCGGCATTTCTACATCGATTTCCACAATTTGTAAGGGTTGATTTGGCGCGAATGCTACCGCCGCACGCGATTTGATGGTTGAATTGGTTTGTTTAATTTCCATTATTTTTGCCTTTTAATTCATTAATAAAGTTACTAAATGACACCAGTTTATACTTTGGACTCCAGTCTGAAGCAAGCGTTTTTTGCAATTTTGCTTCGGCAGTAGCATGATTGACTGAAGATGTAAAATGCAATTGGCATTTTATTGAAGTGCCATCAAATATCATTTTTATTTTAAATTAATAAACAAAACAATAATATAAATTATTATATCTTTCTCATCATTTCATTCGCCGATCAAATCCTCGTTGAGATGTACAAGAAAAAAATTCTTTAATGTCATATAGATAGAATTATTTATATTCCCGGCTACTTGATCTCAAGGAGAGCCATCATGGCCAATACATTGCACTCTTTATCCCGCAGCGCAGCAAACAATAAATCAGACGTCCTTAAAGGAACGCCCCATGATGACGTTTTACATGGCAGTCTCGGACATACCACATTCTACGGCGGCTTGAGCGACGATATTTATTACAGTAAGAACGCGGGCGACACCATTGTTGAATATGCAAATGAAGGCAACGACACGGTTTACGCCGATACAACCTTTACCTTACCGACCCACGTCGAAAACCTGACACTGGAAGGCAACGGCAACACCTTCGGATTTGGCAACAACTCTAACAATATTCTGATAGGCAACAGCGGCAACAACCGCTTGAGTGGTGAAGAAGGCAACGATTTCCTGTACGGCATGGGCGGCAACGACACCCTGTCAGGTGGCAATGGAAATGATCACCTCAACGGAGGAGACGGAGATGACTATCTTGCAGGCGGCTTGGGTAGCGACACCATCATAACAGGTGCAGGCAGAGACACTGTCGCCTTTACTGCAGCAGATATTCGTGAAGGCAGCATAGATCGTTTGCTCGACTTTAACCCTGAGACGGATAAACTCGACCTATCTGGTATGCGTTCATTGCTGACTGGCAGCAACGCCAATTTGAGCTGGTCAAAGATGTTCGTTGACAAAGACCCTGAGAACGTGTTCATTGTCTCAGCCTCTGCTGTAAACTATCGGCATGAACAGAAAAACCTACCCAAGCGATATCAGTCGCGAGCAATTTGCGCCTCTCCTTCCCCTGCTGGAAAGTGCCCGTAAACGCACAGCGCCACGCCAGGTGGACTTGTACGATGTCTTTTGTGCCATTCTCTACCTGCAACGCACTGGCTGCTCCTGGCGCGCTTTGCCGGGCGACTTCCCCAAATGGCGCACCGTGCATTCCTACTTCCAGAGATGGACCGAACCACGCGAGAGTGGCATCAGCATCCTTGAGGAAGCATTAAAAAAATCAGGTAGTTGCGGAGCGCCGCAAGCAGGGGCGCCATGAAGCAACTACTTTCCTGATTATTGATGCGCAGAGTGTGAAGAACACGGATACCGCCATGGAAAAAGGCTACGATGCGGGCAAGAAGGTTAGCGGTATCAAGCGACATATAGCGGTTGACACGCAAGGTTTGCAGCATGCCCTTGCGGTAACGACGGCGGATGTTACGGATAGAAAAGGCTGCCTGGTGGCATTGGAACGTGGGCGGGATAATCTTGGTGCGATACAAAAAATCCTTGCTGACGGTGGTTACACGGGTAAGGCATTTGCTTCGTCGGTACAGGAGTTGATTGGTGCGCAGGTAGAGATTGCCAAACGAAACGAATTGCACCGTTTTGCAGTATTGCCGAAGCGATGGGTAGTAGAGCGCAGCTTTTCCTGGTTGGAAAAGAACAGGCGGCTTTGGAAAAACTGCGAGCGTAAGTTGAGTACCAGTCTGCAAATGGTAGCTTTGGCTTTCTTGGGAGTCCTGCTACGAAGACTATGAACACGCTCTGAGGTCATTCTCCAAAAAGACCATCCTTATCTCATCTTTGATACAGAGCAGCAGACTCTTGCTTATCGTGCAGCAGGTTCAAGCAGTAGCACCGTATTTGCCAAATTCGATAGCGACGATCCATCAAAATGGTTGGATGCATCCAATATCATCGGATAAAGACCCGTGAAAAAGAACCGACAGTTTGAAATGAATCTGCTTTTTAAACTCCAAAGCAAAGATTTAAAATAAACATTATTTGAAATAAATCGTCAGTTCATTCTAAGCTGATTCAATAAAAACGTCGTCTAAAAACGTAGTTACAGGTTTCAGACGACGTTTCTGTTTCTAAGATTGCGCTTTCTGAAAAATCTGGCAAAGGTCTCAAACTGCTTAAACTTTATACGTCATACGTTCCCATTACGCTTGCGCTGTCCAAGATATGTCCCTGCATGGCGAAATGCAGGTCGTTGAAGCGGAAGCCACGCGGCAGGTTTAATACGGTATCGAGTGCGTAAACGATGAGTTCGTAGCGGTGGCGGCAGTTGGGCGGATACATGCCGCCGTAGCCTGTGGCTTCTTCGATGTCCAACTTGCCCAACAGGCTCGCCCAACTGTTTGCGCCTTGCGTATAGTCGGTGGCGGTCAGGCTTTCGTTTTCGGCGACGGAGGTACGCTTGAGGTCAGCAATCAGCCAGTGTGTCCACACAAATCCGCTGGCAGTAATGGCGTCTTTGTCTTCCAAAACAACGGCAAAGGATTTCGTGCCTTCGGGCGCACCGCTGATTTCAAAGGGGATGGAGTAAGTCGGCATGTTGTTTGGACTGAACTGGCTGCCGCGCTTGCCGTATTTGTCTTCAAATTCGCCGTTGACAATGGCTGAAGTCGTTACCTGCATAGTGTTCTCCTGTGGGGTTGGGGAAGGGGTCGTCTGAAAAAGGAAGGCTTGTTCAGACGGCGGGTGGATTGTCCGGTTTGCTATGGCTGCCGTTTTCAGACGACCTGTTTTTATACCTGCCAGTCTATCGGCGTTATGCCTTTTTCTTGCAAATAAGCATTGGCGCGGGAAAAGTGTTTGCAGCCGAAGAAACCGCGATAGGCGGACAACGGCGAGGGGTGTGGCGCGCTGAGGACGAGATGGCGGCTGCGGTCGATAAACGCGCCTTTTTTCTGCGCATGACTGCCCCAAAGCATGAAGACGACGTGTTCGCGGTTTTGGTTGATTTGGTTGACCACTTCGTCGGTAAAGCGCTCCCAACCCAATGTCGCATGAGAATGCGCCTGTCCCGCGCGGACGGTCAGGACGGTATTGAGCAGTAAAACGCCCTGCTCCGCCCAATATTGCAGATAGCCGTGTTGCGGGATACGGAAGCCTTCGATGTCGTCCGCCAACTCTTTGTAAATATTGACCAACGAGGGCGGGACGGCGATGCCTTCGCGGACGGAAAACGCCAGCCCGTGCGCCTGTCCTGCACCGTGATACGGGTCTTGCCCCAAAATCACGACTTTGACGTTACCGAATTCGGTTGCTTTAAAGGCGTTGAACACGTCTTCGGCAGGCGGATAGATAATCCGCACCATGCCGCGCTCTTTTTTGACGGTTTCGATGATGTGTTGGAAATAGGGTTCGGACTTTTCCGAGCCGATTGCTTCGTGCCAAGTTTGCATGAGGCTGCCTTTGTGAAGGGAGATAGTTGGGATTATAGTGCGGTTGTTTGTAAAAAGGTCGTCTGAAAACCCTGTTTCAGGTTTTCAGACGACCTTTCGTCTTTATTTTTCGTTTTGTTTGTACCAGTTGATGAATTCGTCCGGTTTGGCGAAGCCGAGCAAGGGGTCGCTGCGTCTGCCGTCGGCGTGGATGGCGAAAATGCCCGGCGGGCCGTAGATTCCGTATTCTTTGTAGAGTGCCTGATGTTCGGGCGTGTTGGCGGTTACGTCGATTTGGAAGAAGCGTTCCATATCGACGGCTTCATGCACTTGCGGCTGGTTGAGCGTGTAGTTTGCCATTTCTTTGCAGGAAATACACCAGTCGGCGTAGAAATCCAAAACGACAGGTTTGTCGGGGTTGGCTTTCAATGCGGCGTCCATGGCGGCTTTGAGTTCGGCGACGTCGGTGAACATTTTGCCGTGGTCGGTGGTTGTGCCTGCTTTGGACGGGGGAGACAGCGTCAGGAAGTGGTGCAGGGCGGTGGTTTGTTTGTTTGCGCTTTGCCAGCCGAACCATGCGCCGCCGATGATGAGCAGGAAGCCTAAAACGGAGGCTGCGGTTTTCAGACGACCTTTCTGTTTGCCGGATTTAACCAGCAACATGACGGCAGGGACGATCATGAGCAGGGTGTAAAGCGCGACCACGAGGTAGTAGGGCAGGTGCGGCGTGGCGAGATAGACGGCTACGGCAAGCAGGATGAAGCCGAAGGCGTATTTGATGCCGTTCATCCAGTCGCCTGCTTTGGGCAGGACGTGGCCGCCGAATGTGCCGATGAGGATCAGCGGAACGCCGGTGCCGAGTGCCAAGACATACAACGCCAGTCCGCCCAAAACGGCATCGCCGGTTTGTCCGATATAGCCCAAGGCGAATCCGAGCGGCGGGGCGACGCAGGGGCCGACGATCAGCGCGGAGAGTATGCCCATGACGAAGACGGAGAAGATTTTGCCGCCGGAGAGTTTGCTGCTTTGGTTTTGGAAATAGGATTGGACGGCGTTGGGCAGTTGGATGTTGAAGAGTCCGAACATGGAAAGTGCAAGGACGACCATCAGGCCTGCGGCGGCAAGGACGACCCATGCCTGTTGCAGCCATACGGTTAAGAGTGCACCCGTCAGGCCTGCGATGACGCCGACCAGCGTGTAGGTCAGTGCCAAACCTTGCACATACGCTACGGACAGCGCGAAGGCGCGGCCTTTGCCGGCGGTTTTATCGCCGACGATGATGCTGGAGACTATCGGTAAAAGCGGATACATACAGGCGGTAAAGCTCAAGAATACCCCTGCGGTAAAAAACGCCAACAGGTTGGCGTTTAATGTGTCCCACGATAATTTGAAGCGGCTGTTGTCATCGTTTTGCGAGGCTTTAGGCGCGGTGGCGGAGGATGGTTTGGCGGAATCGGGTTGCAGGAAGCGGTCTTTAGCGGATATGGGTTCGTCGCTTTGCGGCTGGTACAGGCCGTTGCCATTAATCTCGAAAGACGTGTCCACGGGCGGGTAACATACGCCGGCTTCGGCACAACCTTGATAAGTCAGCGTCAGCTTGTAGGTCGGCGCGGATTTTTTGTAAGGCCAGTTGACCTGAGCAGCGCGGTGGAACACGGTTTGTTTGCCAAAAAACTCATCTTCTTTGGCTTCACCTTTGCTGAAAACGGGTTCGCCCAATACGCCTTCAGGCGCGGTGGCGGCAACGATTTTCGATTGGTACATATAGTAGCCGTCGGCGATTTTGAATTCGACGTTGATGCCTTTGTCGGTAACGTTCACTTGCGGCACAAACGCTTTTTCAGGCGGCAGCAAATCGTCGGCGTTCACAGCGAACGCGCTGGAACACAGGGCAAAAAAGGCGGTAAAGAAGTAAAGGAGTTTTTTCATGGCGTCTTCTCGGTGGAAGGGTTGAACAGGCACATTATAAACGCAGCAGCCGTTTATAGGCCTTAATTTATATTAAAAGCAGCGATTGTTTTTTATCGTCGCGAGGGGGGATTATCGGACTACTTGATAGATGATGCCCGTCGGATTGTCTCTTTTTCATAGCCGATTGGAACGGGAAAGGTCGTCTGAAAACGGATAGGGTAAATTCTGCTAAACCATTTTCAGACGACCTTTCATGTTTTACCGCTTGAGTACCGGTATCTTGAGCCGTTTAATTGATTTCAGGCTGCGGGACTTTGTGCTGAACGGCATAAACGGCGGCTTGGACGCGGCTACTGAGGTCAAGTTTTCGCAGCAGGTTTTGAACGTGAACCTTGACGGTGGATTCTGCCAATTCCAAATGACGGGCGATGACTTTGTTACTGTGTCCGGCGGCGAGGTAGCCTAAGATTTCGAGTTCGCGCGGGGTGAGGGTAGAGAGTGCCTGATCGGTACGCGGTGCGGACGGGGAAATCAGGGATTGGACGAGGCGGGTGGTCATTTCGGGCGAGAAGACGTTGTCGCCGTCCACGGCTTTGCGGATGCTGTCGAGCAGGAAGTCGGCGTTGATGTTTTTCAGCAAAAAGCCGCGTGCGCCGATGCGCATGCATTCGGTCAGGTCGTCGCTGTCTTCGGAAACGGTCAGCATGATGACGGTTTGGTTCGGGTTGACGCCCAAGATTTGTGCCAGTGCTTCGCGACCATTCATGACGGGCATGTCAAGGTCGAGTAAGACGACGTCGGGTTTGAGCTGTTCCGCCATTTTGACGCCGGACAAACCGTCGGCGGCTTCTCCGATGACTTCGAAGTCGCTTTGACGGGAGAGCAGGGCTTTGATGCCGCTGCGGAAGAGTGTGTGGTCGTCGATCAGGATAATTTTAATGGTCATGAGAATGTTCTCTTGTGTTTGGGTAGGGTTAGGGTAACGGTTGTGCCTTCATCCGGTTTGGAGCTGACTTCTAATTCTGCGTGGATACGTTGGGCGCGTTCGCGCATGATGCCCATGCCGACATGTTCGCCGGAAAGCGTGTCCAGGTGAGCGGGATCGAAACCTACGCCGTCATCGCGGATGATCAGCGTGAAGTCCTGACGGTTGTCAATGCTGACGGTAACGTTGCGTGCCAAGGCGTGTTTGCGGATGTTGGACAGGCTCTCTTGGAGGATGAAGATAATCTGTAACTGCTCATCGTTGTTCAATGCCGCGCCTTCATCCCTCCATTCGGTACTGACGTTGATTTTGGTCTGCCTTTCAAATCGGGTAAGCAGGGCAGAAACGGCTTCAGGGAAGTCTTTGTTACTGATTTTGGTGCGGAAGTTCAGCAGTAGTTCGCGTACGTCTTCATAACATTCCTGCACGCCGTCTTTGATGAAGCGGATATTCTCTTCGGCTTGTTCTTTTTGGTTTGAATAGAATGCGCTTTCCAGCATTTGGACTTGGAGGTTTAGGAAAGTCAATGCTTGTGCGATGCTGTCGTGCAGGCCTTGGGCAATCAGGTTGCGCTCCTGTAAAACGGCAAGCAGGCGGCGTTCTTGCTCGAGGCGGCTGTTGACGATGGAAACGCCTAATTGTCCGCTTAATGTACGCAGCAGTTCGTTGTCGTTGTTATCTGGTTTAAGGTCGTCTGAAAAATACAGGTTTAAAACACCCAGTTCTTCTTCTTGATAGCTGATGGGGAAAACGGCGTGTTTGAGTGCCGTTTTATCCGGGGCAGTATCTGGCTCATCCGAATCATCAGGCAGCCCGATGGACGCCACTATGTCCGTGCGTTTGCGTTCGTTATCCCAAAGGCGGATGCTGCCTGCTTCTGCGGAGACGGCAGGCAGGGTGCGCTTGAGAAATTCTTCCGCCGCCTGTTGGGGGGTAAAAGTTTGATGCAAATCGCGGGTGGTTTGATAGAGCAGCGTCAGATCACGGTTTTGTCGCGCTAGGTCTTGAGTTTGACGTGCCACTTGCCCCTCTAAATCGGTATAAAGCGTCTTTAGCCGGCTGCTCATTTGGTTGAAGCCTTTGTTGACTTGGGCAAACTCGCTTATCTGGTCTGTGTCGATCTGAACGCCGAACCTGCCTTGGCTGATGGTCTTTACACCGTCCCTCAGTGTTTCCAAAGGCCGGATAATCCATGCATAGTGCCAGATAATCATTAGTCCCGCCGCCGCAAAAATCATCCCCATCATAATCATTTGAAAGCGGCGCAACCATAGTGTGTTTTTCTCATTGGCGTGTTCCATCGCCTGTAAAAACAGTTCGATATTGGCTGCAAAACGGTAGAGCTTGATTTGGTCGGGGCGTTCGTAACGACGCAGGACGGGTTGTATGTTGGCTTTCCAGTCTTCAATCAGCGCGGTCTGTATCAGGTCGTAGGCGGGCGGTGTTTCAGAGGGCATCAGCGGGTGTATGGCGTTACTCTGGCTGATGCGGTTGAGGTTTTGTTCGAATTCGCGGATTTGATTGTTGATTTGCGCCTTGGGTGCGCGTTCGCCGACCATGTAGGCAAGGCGGTAAACCTGCGTCCGCAAGTTGCCTGCATCTTCGATAACGGTGGCGGCATTTTGCAACCTCCAAGAGAGTACCAAAGTCAGGATGACGGACAAAAGGGCGGAGCCGACCCATAATATGGTCAGCAGCTTCAAGCGCGAAGACAGGCTCAGGCGGTTTAAAAAACGGAATGTGAAAGACATAGAAGGTATATGCCGTTGGAAGTTTTCGGTCGGTTACTGTGTAAACATATCATTCATTCGGCTTAGAGGCAATCGGACCGACGAGATGGTTGCCATGAAATAGAGATGACACTGTTTCAATGTAAAATCATGTTATGATAAAATTCAAATTATATGAATTTTATCATAAGCCCGCTCACTCGGATGAAGACTTTCAGACGACATCGGGTAACCAAACCGCTTCACAAAGGATAAATATGAAAATATTTGCGTTGATATCGGCAGGGGGACAGTCAGACGGCGTAGATAAAGGCCTGTTGCTCTGGCAAGGAAAAACGTTGATTGATTGTGTTATCGAAAGGATTAGGCCGCAAGTTGACCATATTGCCATCAGTGCCAACCGTAATTTGGAAAGTTATGCCGTCAGAAGCCCGCACCTGCTGCCGGATGCAAGGCAATGGCGGTATTTGGGCGGATTGGCTGCATTGTGTACCGCTGCCAATGATTTGCAGATTGCCTCTGCCGACTGGCTTTTGGTTGTGCCGTGCGATATGCCTAATTTGCCGGATGATTTGGTAGAAAGGTTTCAGGCAGTTTCTAAAAAAACACCTTTGTGCAATGCCTTTTATATCGAAACACCTGTAACGCCGCATTACAACGTGATGTTCATCCGCCCGCAAATTTTACAAAGTACCGTACCTTATTTGAATTCAGGATTAAGGACGGTGAGGGGGTGGTTGCAGCAACAGCGTGCCCGTGTCTTACAATTTGACCATGATGATTGTTTTATCCGTTACGGAAAATCAAACATTGCCTGAGCCGAAAAATTAAATATATTCAAACTACTGGCATTTATTTGTTGCGAAATGAATGTCATTACACAAAAGGTCGTCTGAAAATTTCAGACGACCTTTTGTGATTGAAGGAGGCTTGGGGTTGCAATATCAGCCGTTAGCCTTGCTTCTGCCTTTGCGCTTGGTTGGCGCGGTATCCGGATTTTTCACCTTGATTTTCACGCTTTTGCTTGGCTTCTTGTCTTTGCGTTTGGCTTTTTCCGTTGCCGTTTTGGCTTTGGCGGTTTTCTTTTTGCCGTTTTCAGACGACGTTGCTGCGCTGGCCAGTTGGACTTTGCTGCGGCGTTTGGCGGCGGGTTTTTCCTGTTTTACAGGCGTTTTCATCGCGTCTTCGATTTCTTTCGCCGTCAGTTTGCGTTTGGTTTTCGAGCCGGTTTGTGCAGTGGTTTTAGTGCGGCGTTTTTTGCCGCTGCTTCCGCCGCTGATCAAGGTCAGGTCGATTTTGCTGGTGTCCAAATCGGCGCGCGCTACTCGGACGCTGACTTTGTCGCCCATGTTGAAACGGATGCCGCTGCGTTCGCCTTCTATCGCCATGATTTCGGGACGGAAGTTGAAATAGTCTTCGCCTAAATCGCTGATGTGTACCAAGCCGTCGATGTGGATGCCGTCCAAGGTAACAAAGAGGCCGAAGTTGGTCATGCCGGAGATTTTGCCCTCGAATATTTCGCCGACTTTATCGCGCATGTAATAGGTTTTCAGCCAGTTTTCCACGTCGCGGCTGGCATCGTCGGCGCGGCGTTCGCAGAACGAGGTATGTACGCCCAACGCCTGCCAGTTTTTGCTTGGCGTGTAGGTTTGCTGGCTCAACACGGCTTTGATGGCGCGGTGTACGGTCAGGTCGGGATAGCGGCGGATGGGGGAGGTGAAGTGGGCGTATGCTTCGTAGGCAAGGCCGAAGTGTCCGTCGCAATGCGGTTCGTAAACTGCCTGCTGCATGGAGCGCAGCATCATGACTTGCAGCAATTCGGCATCGGGTCTGCCTTTGAATTTTTCGGCAAGCGCGGCATAGTCTTTCGGCGTCGGGTTGTCGCCGCCGCCCAGTTGCAAACCCAATAAGCCGAGCTGATCGCGCAGGGTGGCGAGTTTTTCGGGTGTCGGGCCTAAGTGGTTGCGGAAGAGGGCGGTGTGTTTGTTT
Above is a window of Neisseria mucosa DNA encoding:
- the fghA gene encoding S-formylglutathione hydrolase; protein product: MKLIEQHQIFGGSQQVWAHHAQTLQCEMKFAVYLPDNQKNRPLGVIYWLSGLTCTEQNFITKSGFQRYAAEHQVIVVAPDTSPRGEQVPNDAAYDLGQGAGFYLNATEQPWATNYQMYDYILNELPSLIEENFPTNGKRSIMGHSMGGHGALVLALRNRERYQSVSAFSPILSPSLVPWGEKAFSAYLGKDREKWQQYDAGTLIQQGYKVQGMRIDQGLEDEFLPTQLRTEDFIETCRAANQPINVRFHKGYDHSYYFIASFIGEHIAYHAAFLK
- a CDS encoding S-(hydroxymethyl)glutathione dehydrogenase/class III alcohol dehydrogenase, with translation MEIKQTNSTIKSRAAVAFAPNQPLQIVEIDVEMPRKGEVLIRNTHTGVCHTDAFTLSGNDPEGVFPVVLGHEGAGVVVAVGEGVLSVKPGDHVIPLYTAECGECEFCRSGKTNLCVSVRDTQGKGLMPDGTTRFSYQGQPIYHYMGCSTFSEYSVVAEVSLAKINPEANHEQVCLLGCGVTTGIGAVHNTAKVQEGDSVAVFGLGAIGLAVVQGARQAKAGRIIAIDTNSAKFELAKQFGATDCLNPNDYDKPIKDVLLDINKWGIDHTFECIGNVNVMRQALESAHRGWGQSIIIGVAGAGQEISTRPFQLVTGRVWKGTAFGGVKGRSELPKMVEDSMKGDIQLEPFVTHTMTLDQINEAFELMHEGKSIRSVIHY
- a CDS encoding IS5/IS1182 family transposase (programmed frameshift); this encodes MNRKTYPSDISREQFAPLLPLLESARKRTAPRQVDLYDVFCAILYLQRTGCSWRALPGDFPKWRTVHSYFQRWTEPRESGISILEEALKKNQVVAERRKQGRHEATTFLIIDAQSVKNTDTAMEKGYDAGKKVSGIKRHIAVDTQGLQHALAVTTADVTDRKGCLVALERGRDNLGAIQKILADGGYTGKAFASSVQELIGAQVEIAKRNELHRFAVLPKRWVVERSFSWLEKNRRLWKNCERKLSTSLQMVALAFLGVLLRRL
- a CDS encoding YbhB/YbcL family Raf kinase inhibitor-like protein, translating into MQVTTSAIVNGEFEDKYGKRGSQFSPNNMPTYSIPFEISGAPEGTKSFAVVLEDKDAITASGFVWTHWLIADLKRTSVAENESLTATDYTQGANSWASLLGKLDIEEATGYGGMYPPNCRHRYELIVYALDTVLNLPRGFRFNDLHFAMQGHILDSASVMGTYDV
- a CDS encoding uracil-DNA glycosylase; translation: MQTWHEAIGSEKSEPYFQHIIETVKKERGMVRIIYPPAEDVFNAFKATEFGNVKVVILGQDPYHGAGQAHGLAFSVREGIAVPPSLVNIYKELADDIEGFRIPQHGYLQYWAEQGVLLLNTVLTVRAGQAHSHATLGWERFTDEVVNQINQNREHVVFMLWGSHAQKKGAFIDRSRHLVLSAPHPSPLSAYRGFFGCKHFSRANAYLQEKGITPIDWQV
- a CDS encoding protein-disulfide reductase DsbD, with protein sequence MKKLLYFFTAFFALCSSAFAVNADDLLPPEKAFVPQVNVTDKGINVEFKIADGYYMYQSKIVAATAPEGVLGEPVFSKGEAKEDEFFGKQTVFHRAAQVNWPYKKSAPTYKLTLTYQGCAEAGVCYPPVDTSFEINGNGLYQPQSDEPISAKDRFLQPDSAKPSSATAPKASQNDDNSRFKLSWDTLNANLLAFFTAGVFLSFTACMYPLLPIVSSIIVGDKTAGKGRAFALSVAYVQGLALTYTLVGVIAGLTGALLTVWLQQAWVVLAAAGLMVVLALSMFGLFNIQLPNAVQSYFQNQSSKLSGGKIFSVFVMGILSALIVGPCVAPPLGFALGYIGQTGDAVLGGLALYVLALGTGVPLILIGTFGGHVLPKAGDWMNGIKYAFGFILLAVAVYLATPHLPYYLVVALYTLLMIVPAVMLLVKSGKQKGRLKTAASVLGFLLIIGGAWFGWQSANKQTTALHHFLTLSPPSKAGTTTDHGKMFTDVAELKAAMDAALKANPDKPVVLDFYADWCISCKEMANYTLNQPQVHEAVDMERFFQIDVTANTPEHQALYKEYGIYGPPGIFAIHADGRRSDPLLGFAKPDEFINWYKQNEK
- a CDS encoding DNA-binding response regulator, with amino-acid sequence MTIKIILIDDHTLFRSGIKALLSRQSDFEVIGEAADGLSGVKMAEQLKPDVVLLDLDMPVMNGREALAQILGVNPNQTVIMLTVSEDSDDLTECMRIGARGFLLKNINADFLLDSIRKAVDGDNVFSPEMTTRLVQSLISPSAPRTDQALSTLTPRELEILGYLAAGHSNKVIARHLELAESTVKVHVQNLLRKLDLSSRVQAAVYAVQHKVPQPEIN
- a CDS encoding HAMP domain-containing protein → MSFTFRFLNRLSLSSRLKLLTILWVGSALLSVILTLVLSWRLQNAATVIEDAGNLRTQVYRLAYMVGERAPKAQINNQIREFEQNLNRISQSNAIHPLMPSETPPAYDLIQTALIEDWKANIQPVLRRYERPDQIKLYRFAANIELFLQAMEHANEKNTLWLRRFQMIMMGMIFAAAGLMIIWHYAWIIRPLETLRDGVKTISQGRFGVQIDTDQISEFAQVNKGFNQMSSRLKTLYTDLEGQVARQTQDLARQNRDLTLLYQTTRDLHQTFTPQQAAEEFLKRTLPAVSAEAGSIRLWDNERKRTDIVASIGLPDDSDEPDTAPDKTALKHAVFPISYQEEELGVLNLYFSDDLKPDNNDNELLRTLSGQLGVSIVNSRLEQERRLLAVLQERNLIAQGLHDSIAQALTFLNLQVQMLESAFYSNQKEQAEENIRFIKDGVQECYEDVRELLLNFRTKISNKDFPEAVSALLTRFERQTKINVSTEWRDEGAALNNDEQLQIIFILQESLSNIRKHALARNVTVSIDNRQDFTLIIRDDGVGFDPAHLDTLSGEHVGMGIMRERAQRIHAELEVSSKPDEGTTVTLTLPKHKRTFS
- a CDS encoding molybdenum cofactor guanylyltransferase, with translation MKIFALISAGGQSDGVDKGLLLWQGKTLIDCVIERIRPQVDHIAISANRNLESYAVRSPHLLPDARQWRYLGGLAALCTAANDLQIASADWLLVVPCDMPNLPDDLVERFQAVSKKTPLCNAFYIETPVTPHYNVMFIRPQILQSTVPYLNSGLRTVRGWLQQQRARVLQFDHDDCFIRYGKSNIA